The proteins below are encoded in one region of Podarcis raffonei isolate rPodRaf1 chromosome 8, rPodRaf1.pri, whole genome shotgun sequence:
- the TMEM50A gene encoding transmembrane protein 50A: MSGFLENMRCSECVDWGEKRNTIASIAAGVLFFTGWWIIIDAAVKYPHSDDFNHSYHACGVIATVAFLMINAVSNGQVRGDSYSEGCLGQTGARIWLFIGFMLAFGSLIASMWVLFGGYVIQDKEKISVYPGIAVFFQNAFIFFGGLVFKFGRTEDLWQ; this comes from the exons ATGTCTGGGTTCCTTGAAAACATGAGATGCTCTGAGTGCGTTGACTGGGGAGAAAAACGAAATACAATAGCTTCTATTGCTGCAGGAGTGCTG TTCTTTACAGGTTGGTGGATTATCATAGATGCAGCTGTTAAATATCCACATTCAGATGACTTCAACCATTCATACCATGCTTGTGGAGTGATAGCTACAGTTGCATTCCTAAT GATCAATGCAGTATCCAATGGACAAGTGCGTGGGGACAGTTACAGTGAAGGTTGCCTTGGGCAAACAG gtgcTCGCATCTGGCTGTTCATTGGATTTATGTTGGCATTTGGATCTCTGATTGCATCTATGTGGGTCCTCTTTGGAGGCTATGTTATTCAAG aCAAAGAAAAGATCTCTGTATACCCTGGGATAGCAGTCTTCTTCCAAAATGCTTTTATATTCTTTGG AGGTCTGGTCTTTAAGTTTGGTCGCACTGAAGATTTGTGGCAATAA